In Pseudoxanthobacter soli DSM 19599, a single window of DNA contains:
- a CDS encoding UbiH/UbiF family hydroxylase has protein sequence MADGLASASADEPVAAGEAPLSPAHTDGDIVAEIAVVGAGPTGMAAALAFAAAGIDTVLIGPPTGADPRTTALLGASADVLREIGVWQHVEAASTPLETMRLIDDTGRLVRAPEVTFHAGELDLDAFGWNVANEALNEGFATAVAAASNLLHRPVTADGFEIDAAGVTVKTARGSVRARLLVAADGARSPAREAAGLDVISWSYPQAAFVTTLSHVRSHGLASTEFHTTTGPFTLVPLAGRRSSLVWVERPERANALAALADGVLSREIERRAHSILGAMQVDGPRGVLPLSTHVARRFAGNRVALIGEAGHRIPPIGAQGLNLGLRDVRSLAALVSEETRCNGDPGKAGVLDAYDRARRTDVAGRAVGVDLLNRSLLSDFLPLQLARSVGLYAAAEFPPLRRLLMRGGLGPGALPAGRPRRPLVASGGF, from the coding sequence ATGGCGGACGGACTGGCGAGCGCATCGGCGGACGAACCCGTGGCAGCCGGAGAGGCCCCCCTGTCCCCGGCACACACGGACGGCGACATCGTCGCGGAGATCGCCGTGGTCGGCGCCGGGCCGACCGGCATGGCCGCCGCCCTCGCCTTCGCCGCCGCCGGCATCGACACGGTGCTGATCGGGCCGCCGACGGGCGCCGATCCGCGCACCACCGCGCTCCTCGGCGCCTCCGCCGACGTGCTGCGCGAGATCGGCGTCTGGCAGCATGTCGAGGCGGCATCGACGCCGCTCGAGACCATGCGGCTGATCGACGACACCGGCCGGCTGGTGCGCGCGCCGGAAGTGACGTTCCATGCCGGCGAACTCGACCTCGACGCCTTCGGCTGGAACGTCGCCAACGAGGCCCTCAACGAAGGCTTCGCCACGGCCGTCGCCGCGGCCTCCAACCTGCTCCACCGGCCGGTGACGGCCGACGGATTCGAGATCGATGCCGCCGGCGTGACGGTGAAGACAGCCAGAGGCAGCGTGCGGGCCCGATTGCTGGTGGCCGCCGACGGTGCGCGCTCGCCCGCGCGCGAGGCTGCCGGCCTCGACGTGATCTCGTGGTCCTATCCGCAGGCGGCCTTCGTCACCACGCTCTCGCACGTGCGCTCGCACGGCCTCGCCTCGACCGAGTTCCACACGACGACGGGTCCGTTCACGCTGGTGCCGCTCGCCGGACGGCGGTCGAGCCTCGTTTGGGTGGAGCGGCCGGAGCGGGCGAATGCCCTCGCCGCACTTGCCGACGGCGTGCTGTCGCGCGAGATCGAGCGGCGCGCCCATTCGATCCTCGGGGCGATGCAGGTCGACGGCCCCCGCGGCGTGCTGCCGCTTTCAACCCATGTCGCCCGGCGCTTCGCCGGCAACCGCGTCGCGCTGATCGGAGAGGCCGGCCACCGCATCCCGCCGATCGGCGCCCAGGGCCTCAATCTCGGCCTTCGCGACGTCAGGAGCCTCGCCGCCCTGGTGTCGGAGGAAACGCGCTGCAACGGCGATCCGGGCAAGGCCGGCGTGCTCGACGCCTACGACCGTGCACGACGGACGGACGTAGCGGGACGTGCGGTCGGGGTCGATCTTCTAAACCGCAGCCTGCTGTCGGATTTCCTGCCGCTGCAGCTCGCCCGCTCGGTCGGGCTCTATGCGGCCGCCGAGTTCCCGCCGCTGCGCCGCCTTCTCATGCGCGGCGGCCTCGGTCCCGGCGCGCTGCCCGCGGGCCGCCCCCGCCGTCCACTGGTCGCCTCCGGCGGCTTCTGA
- the xdhC gene encoding xanthine dehydrogenase accessory protein XdhC, protein MEVWQAVAEALETVGRAALVTVVEVRGSSPREAGARLVVWPDGRFRGTIGGGALEWRAIAEASRDLGSGRRSVRLSRIALGPELGQCCGGQVGLITEVLDASDLPAAKALAERAKAGPFTTVARFRRSAEALERDAVDTLAGPVGARLDDDGLLTEVFGERRRSVFLFGAGHVGRALVMALAPLPVSVAWFDPRPDAFPAHVPANAGVSLLGDPADTLAAAPEGSFVVVMTHSHSLDLAIVDAALAADAARFPYVGVIGSATKRARFERRLTEAGRAATRVADLVCPIGGTALKSKLPAVIAAATACELLVRDEQCIAALSPVAGGRPVDLRAPLSAQA, encoded by the coding sequence ATGGAGGTCTGGCAGGCAGTCGCCGAGGCCCTGGAGACCGTCGGACGCGCGGCCCTCGTGACCGTCGTCGAGGTGCGCGGCTCGTCGCCACGCGAGGCCGGGGCGCGGCTGGTGGTGTGGCCGGACGGCCGCTTCCGCGGCACCATCGGCGGCGGCGCGCTGGAATGGCGGGCGATCGCCGAGGCAAGCCGCGACCTCGGATCCGGCAGGCGCAGCGTGCGGCTGTCGCGCATCGCGCTCGGTCCCGAACTTGGCCAGTGCTGCGGCGGCCAGGTCGGGCTGATCACCGAGGTGCTGGACGCATCCGACCTGCCGGCGGCCAAGGCGCTTGCCGAACGTGCGAAGGCTGGGCCGTTCACGACCGTCGCGCGGTTCCGGCGCAGCGCCGAAGCGCTGGAGCGCGACGCCGTCGACACGCTCGCGGGGCCCGTGGGCGCACGGCTCGACGATGACGGTCTGCTGACCGAGGTGTTCGGCGAACGGCGCCGGTCCGTGTTCCTGTTCGGCGCCGGCCACGTCGGTCGCGCCCTCGTGATGGCGCTGGCGCCGCTGCCGGTGTCGGTCGCATGGTTCGACCCGCGCCCGGATGCCTTCCCGGCCCATGTGCCGGCGAATGCCGGCGTGTCGCTGCTGGGCGATCCGGCGGACACCCTTGCGGCCGCGCCGGAGGGCAGCTTCGTCGTGGTGATGACCCACAGCCATTCGCTCGATCTCGCCATCGTCGACGCGGCGCTCGCCGCCGATGCGGCGCGGTTTCCCTATGTCGGGGTGATCGGGAGTGCCACCAAGCGCGCGCGGTTCGAACGCCGCCTGACCGAGGCCGGGCGGGCGGCGACGCGTGTCGCGGATCTCGTCTGTCCCATCGGCGGCACCGCGCTGAAATCCAAACTGCCCGCGGTGATCGCCGCGGCCACGGCCTGCGAACTGCTGGTCCGGGATGAGCAGTGCATCGCCGCGCTGTCGCCTGTCGCCGGCGGACGCCCGGTGGACCTGCGTGCACCCCTGTCCGCCCAGGCCTGA
- a CDS encoding lysophospholipid acyltransferase family protein, whose translation MPDTERTPAERKAATEKAGDHAPATDAATPRHHVEYWAMRVLACIVRLMPIDVASVVFGRIWALLAPMTRRQQRADRHLALAMPELSADERARIIHEMWMNYGRVMAETFHLDHLSEDVTRVQVEPVTADTFIRVEKQAVFVSLHMANWEVAIVAGRNYGVRPTSVYQAIQNPLIDAWLWRMRRPLYGALLAKSPHIARSLLAGIKRGGTIAVLGDLREAAGVEVPFFGMPALANSFPAVLARSSGAPLVAVRVRRLDGGARFLIDSAPIEVPETADRQADIVAATAALHQQFETWIRENPEQWMWTHRKWAIKHPKRGVQRRAAAQS comes from the coding sequence GTGCCAGATACAGAACGCACTCCGGCCGAGCGCAAGGCCGCCACGGAAAAGGCAGGCGACCACGCGCCGGCGACGGACGCCGCAACGCCGCGCCACCATGTCGAATACTGGGCGATGCGCGTGCTGGCCTGCATCGTGCGCCTGATGCCGATCGATGTCGCCTCGGTCGTGTTCGGACGGATCTGGGCACTGCTGGCGCCGATGACCCGGCGCCAGCAGCGTGCCGACCGGCATCTCGCCCTGGCGATGCCGGAGCTAAGCGCTGACGAGCGCGCGCGGATCATCCACGAGATGTGGATGAACTACGGGCGGGTGATGGCGGAGACCTTCCATCTCGACCACCTGAGCGAGGACGTCACCCGCGTTCAGGTCGAGCCGGTGACCGCCGATACCTTCATCCGCGTGGAAAAGCAGGCGGTGTTCGTGTCGCTGCACATGGCGAACTGGGAAGTCGCCATCGTGGCGGGCCGCAATTACGGCGTCCGTCCGACGAGCGTGTATCAGGCCATCCAGAATCCGCTGATCGACGCCTGGCTCTGGAGGATGCGCCGGCCGCTCTATGGCGCGCTGCTGGCGAAGAGCCCGCATATCGCCCGCAGCCTTCTCGCCGGAATCAAGCGCGGCGGCACCATCGCGGTCCTCGGCGATCTTCGCGAGGCGGCGGGCGTCGAAGTGCCGTTCTTCGGCATGCCGGCGCTCGCCAATTCCTTTCCCGCGGTGCTCGCCCGCAGCTCCGGCGCGCCGCTGGTCGCGGTCCGTGTCCGCCGGCTCGATGGAGGCGCACGCTTCCTGATCGATTCGGCCCCGATCGAGGTGCCGGAGACCGCCGACCGGCAGGCCGACATCGTGGCGGCGACCGCGGCGCTGCACCAGCAGTTCGAGACGTGGATTCGCGAGAACCCGGAGCAGTGGATGTGGACCCACCGCAAATGGGCCATCAAGCATCCGAAGCGCGGCGTTCAGCGGCGTGCGGCTGCGCAGTCGTGA
- the uraH gene encoding hydroxyisourate hydrolase gives MTMNDGVPKGWLSTHVLDTAAGRPAAGIPVTLWRLTETGRVEIASAVTNHDGRCDGPLLAGTDFEPGLYELVFATKRYLAANGHPLPDPPFLDEIPIRFGIADSAAHYHVPLLLSPYGYSTYRGS, from the coding sequence ATGACGATGAACGACGGCGTGCCCAAGGGCTGGCTTTCGACCCACGTGCTCGACACCGCCGCCGGCCGCCCGGCCGCGGGCATTCCGGTCACGCTGTGGCGTCTGACCGAGACCGGACGGGTGGAGATCGCGAGCGCCGTCACCAACCACGACGGCCGCTGCGACGGCCCGCTTCTCGCGGGCACAGACTTCGAGCCGGGCCTCTACGAGCTGGTGTTCGCGACGAAGCGCTATCTCGCCGCCAACGGCCACCCGCTGCCGGACCCGCCGTTCCTCGACGAGATCCCGATCCGCTTCGGCATCGCCGATTCGGCCGCGCACTATCATGTGCCGCTGCTGCTCTCGCCCTATGGCTATTCGACCTACAGGGGGAGCTGA
- the xdhB gene encoding xanthine dehydrogenase molybdopterin binding subunit, with amino-acid sequence MPLRSESEHAAVALDVRPEDRPGVTPFQTRVVHTSRFHDSAARHVSGTAAYIDDVREPVGTLHVVPGYARQAAKGRIVGLDLAAVKAFPGVVAVLTAANVPGHNDISPSGFHDDPLLAETEIRFHGQPVFAVVAETREAARRAARLGRVDVEAETPIVTVDQAIASDRPDILPSYAFVRGDAEAAIAAAEPEAVVEGSILIGGQEHFYLEGQISLAVPGEDGEMHVFASTQHPSEVQHLVAHVLGLPNARVTAEVRRMGGAFGGKESQASQWAALAALAAHVTGRPAKVRLDRDDDMAMTGKRHDFRVNYRARIDAEGRLEAVIHDQFARCGHSVDLSIGICDRAMFHADNAYYYPEVAINSRRLKTDTVSNTAFRGFGGPQGVLAAERLMDEIALRTGRDPFDVRLANLYGEGERDETPYGMKVQQNLGREMMLRLAETSEYRARAAAIDAFNANSPFLRKGIAITPVKFGISFTLTHLNQAGALVHVYTDGSVHLNHGGTEMGQGLYVKVAQVVAEVFGISLDMVHITATTTAKVPNTSPTAASSGTDLNGMAALLAAQAIRDRMASHLANVHGGVPPESVVFADDHVVVGNERMTFAAAAKSSHAGKVGLSSTGYYATPDLVWDRSVAKGRPFYYFAWGVSCSEVTVDTLTGETRVDRVDVLHDVGRSLNPAIDIGQIEGGFVQGMGWLTTEELVYDAEGRLRTHAPSTYKIPTATDVPADFRVELYESGGNAVDTVYRSKAVGEPPLMLPISVFSAIGRAVGSLKPGAPVPLDAPATPEAVRRAVKALVDRA; translated from the coding sequence ATGCCGCTTCGCTCTGAAAGCGAACATGCCGCGGTCGCTCTCGACGTGCGGCCGGAGGACCGGCCGGGCGTGACGCCGTTCCAGACGCGCGTGGTCCACACCTCGCGCTTCCATGACAGCGCGGCGCGGCACGTTTCCGGCACGGCCGCCTATATCGACGACGTGCGCGAGCCCGTCGGCACGCTCCACGTCGTTCCGGGCTACGCCAGGCAGGCCGCCAAGGGGCGGATCGTCGGGCTCGATCTCGCGGCGGTGAAGGCGTTTCCGGGCGTCGTCGCCGTGCTGACGGCGGCCAATGTTCCCGGCCATAACGACATCTCGCCTTCTGGCTTCCACGACGATCCGCTGCTGGCGGAAACCGAGATCCGCTTCCACGGCCAGCCGGTGTTCGCGGTTGTGGCCGAAACCCGCGAGGCGGCGCGGCGCGCCGCGCGCCTCGGGCGCGTCGACGTCGAAGCGGAGACGCCGATCGTGACCGTCGACCAGGCCATCGCCTCCGACCGGCCGGACATCCTGCCGTCCTATGCTTTCGTGCGTGGCGATGCCGAGGCGGCGATCGCGGCGGCGGAGCCCGAGGCGGTGGTGGAAGGCTCGATCCTCATCGGCGGCCAGGAGCATTTCTATCTCGAAGGCCAGATCTCGCTCGCGGTGCCGGGCGAGGATGGCGAGATGCATGTGTTCGCCTCGACCCAGCATCCGAGCGAGGTCCAGCACCTCGTCGCCCACGTTCTCGGCCTGCCGAACGCGCGGGTGACCGCCGAGGTGCGCCGCATGGGCGGGGCCTTCGGCGGCAAGGAGAGCCAGGCCTCGCAGTGGGCCGCGCTCGCCGCGCTCGCCGCCCACGTCACGGGCCGGCCGGCGAAAGTCCGGCTCGACCGCGACGACGACATGGCGATGACCGGCAAGCGCCACGATTTCCGCGTCAACTACCGCGCCCGCATCGACGCGGAAGGCCGTCTCGAAGCCGTCATCCACGACCAGTTCGCCCGCTGCGGGCACTCGGTGGACCTCTCGATCGGCATCTGCGACCGCGCGATGTTCCATGCCGACAACGCCTATTATTACCCGGAAGTGGCGATCAACAGCCGCCGCCTGAAGACCGACACGGTGTCCAACACCGCCTTCCGCGGCTTCGGCGGGCCGCAGGGCGTGCTTGCGGCCGAGCGGCTGATGGACGAGATCGCGCTGCGCACCGGCCGCGATCCGTTCGACGTGCGCCTCGCCAACCTCTATGGCGAGGGCGAGCGCGACGAGACGCCCTACGGCATGAAGGTCCAGCAGAATCTCGGCCGCGAAATGATGCTGCGGCTTGCCGAGACGAGCGAATACCGCGCCCGCGCCGCCGCCATCGACGCCTTCAACGCGAACAGTCCGTTCCTGCGCAAGGGCATCGCCATCACGCCGGTGAAGTTCGGCATCTCGTTCACGCTGACCCACCTGAACCAGGCCGGCGCGCTGGTGCACGTCTATACCGACGGCTCGGTCCACCTCAATCACGGCGGCACCGAGATGGGGCAGGGGCTCTACGTCAAGGTCGCCCAGGTGGTGGCCGAGGTGTTCGGCATCAGCCTCGACATGGTGCACATCACCGCCACGACGACGGCGAAGGTGCCGAACACCTCGCCGACGGCGGCGTCCTCCGGCACCGATCTCAACGGCATGGCCGCCCTGCTCGCGGCCCAGGCGATCCGCGACCGCATGGCGTCCCACCTCGCGAACGTTCACGGCGGCGTGCCGCCGGAAAGCGTGGTGTTCGCCGACGACCACGTGGTGGTGGGCAACGAGCGGATGACGTTCGCCGCCGCCGCGAAGTCGTCCCACGCCGGCAAGGTCGGGCTTTCCTCGACCGGCTACTACGCCACCCCGGACCTCGTGTGGGACCGGAGCGTCGCCAAGGGGCGGCCGTTCTACTACTTCGCCTGGGGCGTCTCGTGCTCGGAGGTGACGGTCGACACCCTGACCGGCGAGACGCGGGTCGACCGGGTGGACGTGCTGCACGATGTCGGCCGGTCGCTCAACCCGGCGATCGATATCGGCCAGATCGAGGGCGGCTTCGTGCAGGGCATGGGCTGGCTGACGACCGAGGAACTGGTCTACGACGCCGAAGGCCGCCTGCGCACCCACGCGCCGTCGACCTACAAGATCCCGACCGCGACCGACGTTCCGGCCGATTTCCGGGTCGAGCTCTACGAGAGCGGCGGCAACGCGGTCGACACGGTCTACCGCTCCAAGGCGGTCGGCGAGCCGCCTCTGATGCTGCCGATCTCGGTCTTCTCCGCCATCGGCCGCGCCGTCGGCAGCCTGAAGCCCGGCGCGCCGGTGCCGCTCGATGCCCCCGCGACGCCGGAAGCGGTGCGTCGCGCCGTGAAGGCGCTGGTGGACCGGGCGTAG
- a CDS encoding urate hydroxylase PuuD, producing MSAFFLDWLNLLARWFHLVVGIGWIGASFYFVALDLELRKREKMRPGVYGTAWQVHGGGFYHVEKYLVAPDELPPDLIWYKWEAYLTWMSGFALLIIQYYANARLFLIDPNVLDMTPGEAVVMSVATLIGGWLIYNRLCRSKLINYPAALALCVMALIIGAAYLYTHIFSARGAFLHVGAFVGTIMAFNVFMVIIPNQRKVVASLIAGEQPNPAYGREGKQRSLHNNYLTLPVLLMMLSNHYPFLTGHPQGWLVVALVVVVGGSIRHFLNRTDAHDPFHKYSWTVPVAVVGLGILVYLTAPARTTSEGTVSDAQVMAIVDKHCVMCHAVKPTHAGIDAPPKDIAFTGPPALIRYKPLIMAQAVQSQTMPLGNETGMTEAERQELGEWLNAH from the coding sequence ATGAGCGCCTTCTTTCTCGATTGGCTCAATCTCCTCGCCCGCTGGTTCCACCTCGTCGTCGGCATCGGCTGGATCGGCGCATCGTTCTATTTCGTCGCGCTCGATCTGGAACTGCGCAAGCGGGAGAAGATGCGGCCCGGCGTCTACGGCACCGCGTGGCAGGTTCACGGCGGCGGCTTCTATCATGTCGAGAAATATCTGGTCGCGCCGGACGAACTGCCGCCGGACCTGATCTGGTACAAGTGGGAGGCCTACCTCACCTGGATGTCGGGCTTCGCGCTGCTGATCATCCAGTACTACGCCAATGCCCGGCTGTTCCTGATCGATCCGAACGTGCTCGACATGACGCCCGGCGAAGCCGTGGTGATGTCGGTCGCGACGCTGATCGGCGGCTGGCTGATCTATAACCGGCTGTGCCGTTCGAAGCTGATCAACTATCCGGCCGCCCTCGCGCTCTGCGTGATGGCCCTGATCATCGGGGCGGCCTATCTCTACACCCACATCTTTTCCGCCCGCGGCGCGTTCCTGCATGTCGGTGCCTTCGTCGGCACCATCATGGCGTTCAACGTGTTCATGGTGATCATCCCGAACCAGCGGAAGGTGGTGGCGTCGCTGATCGCCGGCGAACAGCCCAATCCGGCCTACGGGCGCGAGGGCAAGCAGCGCTCGCTGCACAACAACTATCTGACGCTGCCCGTGCTCCTGATGATGCTGAGCAACCACTACCCGTTCCTGACCGGGCATCCGCAGGGCTGGCTCGTGGTGGCGCTGGTGGTGGTGGTCGGCGGCTCCATCCGCCACTTCCTCAACCGAACGGACGCCCACGATCCCTTCCATAAATATTCGTGGACGGTTCCCGTTGCAGTTGTCGGACTCGGTATCCTGGTGTACCTGACGGCGCCGGCGAGAACGACGTCCGAGGGAACCGTTTCCGACGCGCAGGTGATGGCGATCGTCGATAAACACTGCGTGATGTGCCACGCGGTGAAACCGACCCACGCCGGCATCGACGCGCCCCCGAAGGACATCGCCTTTACCGGCCCGCCCGCCCTCATCCGCTACAAGCCGCTCATCATGGCCCAGGCCGTGCAATCCCAGACCATGCCGCTCGGCAACGAGACCGGAATGACCGAGGCCGAGCGCCAGGAACTGGGGGAATGGCTCAACGCGCACTGA
- the xdhA gene encoding xanthine dehydrogenase small subunit translates to MARDRIRFIRRGRTVEIRDLKPTETLLDYLRLREGAKGTKEGCNEGDCGACTVAIGRPHDGRMIYEPVNACIHLAGMADGAEVVTVEDLGTPENLHPIQEAMVQHHASQCGFCTPGFVMSLFALYQDGRPVDRQGLNEWLAGNLCRCTGYRPIADAALGVCGHGARDVFSAASAGKATALAALADDEDVILGGEERFFAAPASLSALLALYGRHPDAVIVAGATDVGLWITKALRDLPKVIWLGRVAELKRIEEAADSLIIGAGATYNAVEPFIDAVDADLAVLWRRIGSRQVRAAGTVGGNVANGSPIGDTPPALIALGAEVVLASAAGERTLPLEDFFIAYGKQDRRPGEIVARLVLPRLGEGDVYRAYKLAKRHDQDISAVMAAFRFRVADGRVAAARIAFGGMAATPKRAAAAERAVIGCRVGDLSAALAVAGVLAEDFAPIDDMRASAAYRLDAAGSLLVKALVEAGGEATTTTRVRGFREVADAASL, encoded by the coding sequence ATGGCGCGCGACCGCATCCGCTTCATCCGCCGGGGACGCACGGTCGAGATCCGCGACCTGAAGCCGACCGAGACGCTGCTCGACTATCTGCGCCTGCGCGAAGGCGCGAAGGGCACTAAGGAAGGCTGCAACGAGGGCGATTGCGGCGCCTGCACGGTGGCCATCGGCCGTCCGCACGACGGCCGCATGATCTACGAACCCGTCAATGCCTGCATCCACCTCGCCGGCATGGCGGACGGCGCGGAGGTGGTGACGGTCGAGGATCTCGGCACGCCCGAGAACCTGCATCCGATCCAGGAGGCGATGGTGCAGCACCATGCCTCCCAGTGCGGCTTCTGCACGCCCGGCTTCGTGATGTCGCTGTTCGCGCTCTATCAGGACGGCCGGCCGGTCGACCGCCAGGGCCTGAACGAGTGGCTCGCCGGCAATCTCTGCCGCTGCACCGGCTACCGGCCGATCGCGGACGCCGCGCTCGGCGTGTGCGGACATGGCGCCCGCGACGTGTTCTCCGCGGCCTCGGCGGGCAAGGCGACCGCGCTCGCCGCGCTTGCCGACGACGAGGACGTGATCCTCGGCGGCGAGGAGCGGTTCTTCGCCGCCCCGGCGAGCCTTTCCGCCCTCCTCGCGCTCTATGGCCGCCATCCGGATGCGGTGATCGTGGCCGGGGCGACGGATGTCGGCCTCTGGATCACAAAGGCGCTGCGCGACCTGCCGAAGGTGATCTGGCTTGGCCGCGTCGCCGAGTTGAAGCGGATCGAGGAGGCGGCCGACAGCCTGATCATCGGCGCCGGCGCCACCTACAATGCCGTCGAGCCGTTCATCGACGCCGTCGATGCCGATCTCGCGGTCCTCTGGCGGCGGATCGGTTCGCGGCAGGTGCGCGCGGCCGGCACGGTCGGCGGCAATGTCGCCAACGGTTCGCCCATCGGCGACACGCCGCCCGCGCTGATCGCGCTCGGTGCCGAGGTGGTGCTGGCGAGCGCGGCCGGGGAACGCACCCTGCCGCTGGAGGATTTCTTCATCGCCTACGGCAAGCAGGACCGCCGGCCGGGCGAGATCGTCGCCCGGCTCGTGCTGCCCAGGCTCGGGGAGGGCGACGTGTACCGCGCCTACAAGCTCGCCAAGCGCCATGACCAGGACATCTCGGCCGTCATGGCCGCCTTCCGGTTCCGCGTCGCGGACGGCAGGGTCGCCGCGGCTCGGATCGCGTTCGGCGGCATGGCGGCGACGCCGAAGCGCGCGGCGGCGGCGGAACGGGCCGTGATCGGCTGCCGGGTGGGCGATCTTTCCGCCGCGCTCGCGGTTGCGGGCGTGCTCGCCGAGGACTTCGCCCCGATCGACGACATGCGGGCGAGCGCCGCCTATCGGCTCGACGCCGCCGGCTCGCTTCTGGTCAAGGCTCTGGTGGAGGCGGGCGGCGAGGCGACGACGACCACGCGCGTCCGCGGGTTCCGGGAGGTTGCCGATGCCGCTTCGCTCTGA
- a CDS encoding quinone oxidoreductase family protein, protein MADTQSTTINAHAIRLHDYGGPEVLRYEEVAVPPPGPGEVRIANRAVGLNFIDVYQRSGVYKAASLPLVLGGEGAGVVESVGEGVAGLAPGDRVAYVLGDGAYAQVRLAPAARLVKIPETIDDKTAAAMMLKGMTVQYLLRRTYPVSPGTTILFHAAAGGVGLIFGQWARHLGAVTIGTVSSPAKAELALAHGFDHVIDYSREDFVARTREITGGKGVDVVYDSVGKDTFPASLDCVKPRGLWVTFGQSSGMVPPFPPTLLSSKGSLFMTRPSLAHYTGTREDLVETAADLFSAVGSGIVTIRVDNEYPLADAARAHADLEARRTTGSTVLIP, encoded by the coding sequence ATGGCCGATACGCAGTCCACCACTATCAATGCCCACGCCATCAGGCTCCACGACTATGGCGGTCCGGAGGTATTGCGGTACGAGGAGGTCGCAGTGCCGCCGCCCGGCCCCGGCGAGGTTCGGATCGCCAACCGCGCCGTCGGGCTCAACTTCATCGACGTCTACCAGCGCAGCGGGGTCTACAAGGCGGCGTCGCTGCCGCTGGTGCTGGGTGGAGAGGGCGCGGGTGTGGTCGAATCGGTCGGCGAGGGCGTTGCCGGCCTCGCGCCGGGCGACCGCGTGGCGTACGTGCTCGGCGACGGCGCCTACGCGCAGGTCCGGCTGGCGCCTGCCGCCCGCCTCGTGAAGATCCCCGAGACCATCGACGACAAGACCGCCGCGGCGATGATGCTGAAGGGCATGACCGTGCAGTACCTGCTGCGGCGGACCTATCCGGTCAGCCCCGGCACCACCATCCTGTTTCATGCGGCGGCGGGCGGCGTCGGGCTCATCTTCGGCCAGTGGGCGCGCCATCTCGGCGCGGTGACCATCGGCACTGTCAGTTCTCCCGCCAAGGCCGAGCTTGCCCTGGCCCACGGCTTCGACCATGTGATCGACTATTCCCGCGAGGACTTCGTCGCGCGCACCCGCGAGATCACGGGCGGCAAGGGCGTGGACGTCGTCTACGATTCGGTCGGCAAGGACACGTTCCCGGCCTCGCTCGACTGCGTGAAGCCGCGCGGGCTATGGGTCACGTTCGGGCAGTCGTCCGGCATGGTGCCGCCGTTCCCGCCGACGCTCCTGTCCTCGAAGGGGTCGCTATTCATGACGCGCCCCTCGCTGGCGCACTATACCGGCACGCGGGAGGACCTCGTCGAGACGGCGGCCGACCTGTTCTCGGCGGTCGGCAGCGGCATCGTCACGATCCGCGTCGACAATGAATATCCGCTCGCCGATGCCGCCCGTGCCCATGCCGATCTCGAGGCGCGCCGCACCACCGGCTCGACGGTGCTGATTCCCTGA
- the uraD gene encoding 2-oxo-4-hydroxy-4-carboxy-5-ureidoimidazoline decarboxylase, translated as MASSTAAYRGGSPFPMTIGEVNALDDAEFVALFGEIAEHSPWVAARACRSRPYIDRNGMIAAFANAVADADEDDQLALIRAHPDLAGKAAIAGDVAPDSRKEQASAGLGSLTPEEYARFTELNDRYRTRFGFPFILAVKGATKDVILSAFEERVENSLETEFATALVQIERIIRFRLEERIGEP; from the coding sequence ATGGCATCTTCAACCGCAGCTTACCGGGGCGGATCGCCGTTCCCGATGACCATCGGCGAGGTCAATGCGCTGGACGACGCCGAGTTCGTCGCGCTGTTCGGCGAGATCGCGGAGCACTCGCCCTGGGTGGCCGCGCGTGCCTGCCGGTCGCGGCCCTATATCGACCGCAACGGCATGATCGCGGCGTTCGCCAACGCCGTCGCCGACGCGGACGAAGACGACCAGCTCGCCCTTATCCGGGCGCATCCCGATCTCGCCGGCAAGGCGGCGATCGCCGGAGACGTCGCGCCGGATTCCCGCAAGGAACAGGCCTCCGCCGGGCTCGGCAGCCTGACGCCGGAGGAATATGCCCGCTTCACGGAGCTCAACGACCGCTACCGCACGCGGTTTGGATTTCCCTTCATCCTCGCGGTGAAGGGGGCGACCAAGGATGTCATTCTGTCTGCCTTCGAAGAACGAGTGGAAAACTCGCTGGAGACCGAATTCGCAACGGCTCTCGTGCAGATCGAAAGGATCATCCGATTCAGACTGGAAGAAAGAATAGGGGAACCATGA
- the hspQ gene encoding heat shock protein HspQ — MDKVRTAKFSIGQIVRHRFYPFRGVIFDVDPIFDKTEEWWLSIPEEIRPTKEQPYYHLFAENEESEYIAYVSEQNLLPDESGEPVRHPQIDEVFDMEDGRYQTRLKRRH; from the coding sequence ATGGATAAAGTCCGGACAGCGAAGTTCAGTATCGGCCAGATCGTCCGGCACAGGTTCTACCCGTTTCGTGGCGTGATCTTCGACGTCGACCCCATCTTCGACAAGACCGAGGAATGGTGGCTGTCGATTCCGGAAGAAATCCGCCCGACCAAGGAACAGCCCTACTATCACCTCTTCGCCGAGAACGAAGAATCCGAATACATCGCCTATGTCTCCGAGCAGAACCTGCTGCCGGACGAATCCGGCGAGCCGGTGCGCCATCCGCAGATCGACGAAGTGTTCGACATGGAAGACGGCCGTTATCAGACCCGCCTGAAGCGGCGGCACTGA